One region of Moraxella sp. ZY210820 genomic DNA includes:
- the tuf gene encoding elongation factor Tu, with protein MAKAKFERNKPHVNVGTIGHVDHGKTTLTAAIATICAKNYGGEAKDYSQIDSAPEEKARGITINTSHVEYDSPTRHYAHVDCPGHADYVKNMITGAAQMDGAILVCAATDGPMPQTREHILLSRQVGVPYIIVFLNKCDLVDDEELLELVEMEVRELLSSYDFPGDDTPVIRGSALKALEGDAGQYGESSVLALVEALDSYIPEPERAIDKDFLMPIEDVFSISGRGTVVTGRVETGVIKVGEEVEIVGIKDTAKTTVTGVEMFRKLLDEGRAGENCGILLRGTKREEVQRGQVLAKPGTIKPHTKFNAEVYVLSKEEGGRHTPFLNGYRPQFYFRTTDVTGAIQLKEGVEMVMPGDNVEMSVELIHPIAMDAGLRFAIREGGRTVGAGVVATVIS; from the coding sequence ATGGCTAAGGCTAAGTTTGAACGTAATAAACCACACGTTAACGTGGGCACAATCGGTCACGTTGACCATGGTAAAACAACTTTAACTGCTGCAATTGCAACAATCTGTGCAAAAAACTACGGCGGTGAAGCAAAAGACTATTCTCAAATCGACTCAGCACCAGAAGAAAAAGCACGTGGTATTACCATCAACACTTCTCACGTTGAGTATGACTCTCCAACTCGTCACTATGCACACGTTGACTGCCCAGGACACGCTGACTATGTGAAAAACATGATTACTGGTGCGGCACAAATGGACGGTGCAATCCTTGTTTGTGCAGCAACTGACGGTCCAATGCCACAAACTCGTGAGCATATCTTATTGTCTCGCCAAGTAGGTGTACCATATATCATCGTATTCTTGAACAAGTGTGACCTTGTTGATGATGAAGAATTACTTGAATTAGTAGAAATGGAAGTGCGTGAACTTCTTTCTTCTTACGATTTCCCTGGTGATGATACTCCAGTAATTCGTGGTTCTGCATTAAAAGCATTAGAAGGTGATGCTGGTCAATATGGTGAATCTTCAGTATTGGCTTTAGTTGAGGCGTTGGATAGCTATATCCCAGAACCAGAGCGTGCAATTGACAAAGACTTCTTAATGCCAATCGAAGATGTATTCTCAATTTCTGGTCGTGGTACAGTAGTAACTGGTCGTGTAGAAACTGGTGTTATCAAAGTAGGTGAAGAAGTTGAAATCGTTGGTATCAAAGATACAGCGAAAACAACAGTAACTGGCGTTGAAATGTTCCGTAAATTACTAGACGAAGGTCGTGCAGGTGAAAACTGTGGTATCTTATTACGTGGTACGAAGCGTGAAGAGGTTCAACGTGGTCAAGTATTGGCTAAACCAGGTACAATCAAGCCACACACTAAATTCAATGCAGAAGTATACGTATTGTCTAAAGAAGAAGGTGGTCGTCATACTCCATTCTTAAATGGTTACCGTCCACAATTCTATTTCCGTACTACTGACGTAACTGGTGCAATCCAGTTGAAAGAAGGCGTTGAAATGGTAATGCCAGGTGATAACGTAGAAATGTCAGTAGAGTTAATTCACCCAATTGCAATGGACGCAGGTTTACGCTTTGCGATTCGTGAAGGTGGTCGTACTGTAGGTGCTGGTGTTGTAGCAACAGTTATCTCTTAA
- the secE gene encoding preprotein translocase subunit SecE, translating into MQNGQTSNTEQIKMAKRKEQSVEVVKQSSPLDYVLWVIALALLLFATMANSYLPKYWVMANDVWVRIGVIVGSVIVALGLLYLTQQGKGFIQLLKESRIELRRVTWPTKPETISTSWQVIVVVFIAAFLIWVFDTLFSWLTKLIIG; encoded by the coding sequence ATGCAAAACGGTCAAACATCAAATACTGAGCAAATAAAGATGGCAAAGCGAAAAGAACAGTCAGTTGAAGTGGTAAAACAAAGTTCTCCTTTGGATTATGTGCTTTGGGTGATTGCACTTGCATTGTTGCTATTTGCAACAATGGCAAATAGTTATTTGCCTAAATATTGGGTTATGGCAAATGATGTTTGGGTGCGTATTGGTGTAATTGTAGGTAGTGTAATTGTTGCGTTAGGATTATTGTATTTAACACAACAGGGTAAAGGTTTTATTCAGCTACTTAAAGAGTCTCGTATTGAGTTGCGTCGTGTAACATGGCCGACAAAGCCTGAAACAATTTCAACTTCATGGCAAGTTATAGTTGTTGTATTTATTGCTGCATTTTTAATTTGGGTTTTTGATACATTATTTAGCTGGTTAACAAAATTAATTATTGGGTAG
- the nusG gene encoding transcription termination/antitermination protein NusG, whose protein sequence is MKRWYIIHAYSGYEKQVMRSLKERIQRSAVADSFGEVLVPTEEVMEMKDGKKRKSERKFFPGYVLVEIDMNDEAWHLVKECPNVLGFVGGTPEKPAPITQKEADAILARINVKTNAPRPKTMFEPGEELLVIDGPFANSRGVVEEVNYDKSRLTLIISVFSRPTQVELEFRQVEKII, encoded by the coding sequence ATGAAGCGTTGGTATATTATTCATGCTTATTCAGGTTATGAAAAGCAAGTGATGCGTTCTTTAAAAGAGAGAATCCAGCGTAGTGCTGTGGCAGATAGTTTTGGTGAGGTCTTGGTTCCAACTGAAGAAGTGATGGAAATGAAAGATGGGAAAAAGCGTAAATCAGAACGTAAGTTTTTCCCTGGCTATGTGCTTGTTGAAATTGATATGAATGATGAGGCATGGCATTTAGTAAAAGAATGCCCAAATGTATTAGGTTTTGTAGGAGGTACACCTGAAAAACCTGCACCTATTACTCAAAAAGAGGCTGATGCAATTTTGGCACGCATTAATGTGAAAACAAATGCTCCTCGTCCTAAAACAATGTTTGAGCCAGGTGAAGAATTGTTGGTCATTGATGGTCCATTTGCAAATTCTCGTGGTGTAGTTGAAGAAGTGAATTACGATAAGTCACGTTTGACATTGATTATTAGTGTATTTAGTCGCCCTACTCAAGTTGAGTTGGAATTTAGACAAGTTGAAAAAATTATCTAA
- the rplK gene encoding 50S ribosomal protein L11 has protein sequence MAKKIDGYIKLQVPAGKANPSPPIGPALGQRGVNIMAFCKEFNAATQKVEPGLPIPVVITVYNDKSFTFIMKTPPASILIKKAAGIQKGSSVPNKTKVGKLTRAQLEEIATTKEPDLTGADLDARVRTIAGSARSMGLDVEL, from the coding sequence ATGGCAAAGAAGATTGATGGCTATATCAAGCTACAAGTTCCTGCTGGTAAAGCAAATCCATCTCCACCAATTGGTCCTGCATTAGGTCAGCGTGGTGTAAATATTATGGCGTTCTGTAAAGAGTTTAACGCTGCAACACAAAAAGTTGAACCAGGTTTACCAATTCCTGTTGTAATTACAGTATATAATGATAAATCATTTACATTTATCATGAAAACTCCACCGGCATCAATCTTAATCAAGAAAGCGGCTGGTATCCAGAAAGGTTCTTCTGTACCAAATAAAACTAAAGTTGGTAAATTGACCCGTGCTCAATTAGAAGAAATCGCAACAACTAAAGAACCAGATTTAACAGGTGCTGATTTAGATGCACGTGTGCGTACAATTGCAGGTTCTGCTCGTTCAATGGGCTTGGATGTGGAGTTATAA
- the rplA gene encoding 50S ribosomal protein L1: MAKLTKRQKAIAAAVDTNKVYTLDEAVDVLNGLPAVKFKESLDVAVNLGVDPRKSDQVVRGATTLPAGTGKTVRVAVFAQGAQAEAAKAEGADVVGFDDLAESIQAGNLDFDVVIAAPDAMRVVGKLGTVLGPRGLMPNPKVGTVTPDVATAVKNAKAGQARYRVDKAGIIHAAIGQVGFTREAVRQNVEALIADLKKAKPATSKGVYIKKVTLSSTMGPGLTIDVNDVSK; this comes from the coding sequence ATGGCTAAATTAACTAAACGTCAAAAAGCGATTGCTGCGGCAGTTGATACGAATAAAGTTTATACTTTAGATGAGGCGGTTGATGTATTAAATGGTTTACCAGCAGTTAAGTTTAAAGAATCTTTAGATGTGGCAGTAAACTTAGGTGTAGATCCACGTAAATCTGATCAAGTGGTTCGTGGTGCGACAACTTTACCTGCAGGTACTGGTAAAACTGTACGTGTTGCAGTATTTGCTCAAGGTGCTCAAGCAGAAGCAGCTAAGGCTGAGGGTGCTGATGTTGTAGGTTTTGATGACTTAGCAGAAAGTATTCAAGCGGGTAACTTAGACTTTGATGTGGTAATTGCTGCTCCAGATGCAATGCGTGTTGTTGGTAAGTTAGGTACGGTTTTAGGTCCTCGTGGTTTAATGCCAAACCCTAAAGTAGGTACAGTAACTCCTGATGTTGCAACTGCTGTAAAAAATGCAAAAGCTGGTCAAGCACGTTACCGTGTAGATAAAGCTGGTATTATTCATGCCGCGATTGGTCAAGTAGGCTTTACACGTGAAGCAGTACGTCAAAACGTTGAAGCGTTGATTGCTGACTTGAAAAAAGCAAAACCAGCAACTTCAAAAGGTGTTTATATCAAAAAAGTAACTTTGAGCTCTACAATGGGTCCTGGTTTGACTATTGATGTAAATGATGTATCTAAATAA
- the rplJ gene encoding 50S ribosomal protein L10 — MALLLEDKKQIVEEVSQVANSAYSVVVADYQGLTVEQLTQLRVEARKLNVYVRIVRNTLAKRAVEGTQFNILNDTLVGPTILGFSTSEDDMGAAARLFEEFAKTNKNFELKAAAFDGKVYTGAGISTIANLPNQEKALTMLANVLQAPISKLGRLLTALKEKNEQEAA, encoded by the coding sequence GTGGCTCTACTTTTAGAGGACAAAAAGCAGATTGTAGAAGAAGTTAGTCAAGTAGCAAATTCTGCATATTCTGTTGTTGTTGCTGACTATCAAGGTTTAACTGTTGAACAATTAACTCAACTTCGTGTTGAAGCACGTAAATTAAATGTATATGTACGTATTGTGCGTAATACATTGGCAAAACGTGCAGTTGAGGGAACTCAGTTTAACATTTTAAATGATACTTTAGTTGGTCCAACAATTCTCGGTTTTTCAACTTCAGAAGACGATATGGGTGCAGCTGCACGCTTATTTGAAGAGTTTGCTAAAACAAACAAAAACTTCGAATTAAAAGCAGCAGCATTTGATGGTAAAGTCTATACTGGTGCTGGTATTAGTACAATTGCTAACTTACCGAACCAAGAAAAAGCACTTACTATGCTTGCCAACGTTCTTCAAGCTCCAATTTCGAAATTGGGTCGCTTACTTACAGCACTCAAAGAGAAAAACGAGCAAGAAGCTGCTTAA
- the rplL gene encoding 50S ribosomal protein L7/L12 has translation MALSNEEILNAVAEKTVLELVELISAFEEKFNVSAAAVAVAAAPAAGGAAAEEQTEFNVELTSFGANKVGVIKAVREATGLGLKEAKDLVEGAPAILKEGVSKEEGEELKKKLEEAGATVTLK, from the coding sequence ATGGCTTTATCAAACGAAGAAATCTTAAATGCAGTTGCTGAAAAAACTGTTTTAGAATTAGTTGAATTAATTTCTGCTTTTGAAGAGAAATTCAATGTATCTGCTGCTGCGGTTGCAGTTGCTGCTGCTCCTGCTGCTGGCGGTGCTGCTGCTGAAGAACAAACAGAATTCAATGTTGAATTAACAAGCTTCGGTGCAAACAAAGTAGGCGTAATTAAAGCAGTTCGTGAAGCAACTGGTTTGGGCTTGAAAGAAGCTAAAGACTTAGTTGAAGGTGCTCCAGCTATTCTTAAAGAAGGTGTTTCTAAAGAAGAAGGTGAAGAACTTAAGAAGAAACTTGAAGAAGCTGGTGCTACAGTTACACTTAAGTAA